In Elusimicrobiota bacterium, the genomic stretch CGGATGAATGTGTCAATACACCACATGGAACAGTTTGTCAGTAAAAATTGAATTCTACCAGAAAAGTATAAGGGAGTTTATATGAATATTAAAAAAAAGTTTTCGGAAATTAATAATGATAAAAACATGAATAAATTCTGGGTAAAGTTTTTGAGTATTTTTTTCGCCATAACAGTATCTCATAAAATAACTAAGCTATATTTAATAGACAATATTATAATCGAATCTGCTTTTGTTGTGTTTCTTATTTTAATTTTTATTCTTATTTTTGGAAATTTAGATAAACTTTTGTCAAAAAATATGTAATGATATATCAAAAAGATCCAGAATGTTGGCTGTAAATTTATGACCTTCCTTTGAGAATTGAAGTATTCGGAAGTTGTTAAAATATAGATGGAAGGTCACAGGTTTGATCTGATACCTGTAAAATATTAGAATATAAAAGCGGAGGGAAAATGATAAAAGTGAAATATTTTATTTTTGCATTTCTTGCTTGGGCATTTGGTGTTAATTTGTATACTCATACTACTAAGACAGATTTTCAGAAGAAAATAGAAAAATATGTGCCCATTATTGAAAAAGATAAAAACGTAGATAGTGCTTGCGATAAATGTGATCAAAACAAAAAGGGCTAAATTCTTACTAAAACTTTTATCGCCTTTAACCTTACTTTTACTATTAATAATTTATTTTACTTTAAGGGTTACAATAGTGCCAAAAACATTGCGGGTAGCTTTCCCAAGAGATAAAGAGATATATTATTATGACCCGGCTAATATTCACTATCTGTCCCAATATATTTTAACTGAGAATTTTTTTTCGACTCTTGTATACTACAATATACATGGAGAACTTGTGTCCGGTCTGGCTGAGAAGTTTTATTGGGAAGGGAATGAAGCTTATTTTAAAATAAGGAATGACTTGAAAACGGTAGACGGTCGAAAAATAACTGCCAGGGACGTAGAAACAACTTTTAAAAGACTTGCCATTTTAGGTACAAATACCCATGGCAATATTAAAAATATATTATGCGGTGATAAACAAATAAATAAATTAAGTGACAATTGCCCAAATTTGCGCTTAAAGAATGATTATTTAATCTCTATATCTTTTAAAAAGAAAAATCCTTTTTTATTTTCCATGCTAACTGCCGCAGATTTTGGAATAGTTCCTATAGAATCAATAGATAATCGTACTTTAGCTATAAAAGATTACAGGAACACATCTGGTCCATATTTTGTGGACAAATATGACAACAAAGGATTCTTTATTCTTTCTGCGAATAAGACTAATTTTTTATATTCTAAAGATATGCCTCAAAAAATAGAAATAATTCCTTCCAGAATTAACAATAAGTCAATTTCTTTAGAATTATTTAAAAACAATAAAGTAGATATGATAACAACTTTGGACGATTCTTCGGAACTTTTGAGATATGCAGAAAACAATCCAAAAACTAATTTGTTTAAAACAGTTTCGATGCAATTATCTGCTATAACTTTTACTCCTTCCGGTGTTGCAAAATTCAGCAGAAAAGAAAGATTTGTAATAGCAAAAAAAATCAAGGAAAGTGTTTTGCCACATCTGTTGAAACGAGCCGGGGCGGAGGAAACTGCTCAAATTTTCCCGACCTTCGGTCAGGGCGCCTTATATGGACATCAGCTTAAAATCTTGGATGAGGAAATGGAAAAAGTCGCTAAAAGTTCTTTTAACAAGAGAATTGTGGCATGGAATATACCTGAGGTAAGCATACCAGATTTAAAAAAAGCTTTGCCCTCAATAGAAGTGAAACAGATCAATGGTTTACCCGGACATATAGATTATTTGAAAAATGGGCTTAATGAACCGGATCTTTTTTTTAGAGAATCTGATACAAGCGTTAAAGAAGATATAAATTTTTTTTATTACTATATGAACAATTATTTTTTTGTCATAAATGGTAAAGAGGGGAATAGATGGATTGATAAATATTCCCAAATAGAAAATTATTATGAAAGGATGAAGATGATAAATGACTTACACTATCAGACATTAAAAGAAGCTATTACTATTCCAT encodes the following:
- a CDS encoding ABC transporter substrate-binding protein, producing MIKTKRAKFLLKLLSPLTLLLLLIIYFTLRVTIVPKTLRVAFPRDKEIYYYDPANIHYLSQYILTENFFSTLVYYNIHGELVSGLAEKFYWEGNEAYFKIRNDLKTVDGRKITARDVETTFKRLAILGTNTHGNIKNILCGDKQINKLSDNCPNLRLKNDYLISISFKKKNPFLFSMLTAADFGIVPIESIDNRTLAIKDYRNTSGPYFVDKYDNKGFFILSANKTNFLYSKDMPQKIEIIPSRINNKSISLELFKNNKVDMITTLDDSSELLRYAENNPKTNLFKTVSMQLSAITFTPSGVAKFSRKERFVIAKKIKESVLPHLLKRAGAEETAQIFPTFGQGALYGHQLKILDEEMEKVAKSSFNKRIVAWNIPEVSIPDLKKALPSIEVKQINGLPGHIDYLKNGLNEPDLFFRESDTSVKEDINFFYYYMNNYFFVINGKEGNRWIDKYSQIENYYERMKMINDLHYQTLKEAITIPLVITPYVALSNKNWKFDFLNLHAGTTFWRLKWNWLTGF